TGAGATGTCTATGAATATGCATTTgcttatttgttgtgtgtgttaaGGGAGGCACATAGAGTGACACGCACATGGAGACATGGGGGTGTCATGTGAAAGTGAGTTCTTTCTACCATGAGTCTCTGGGTAGAGAGCTCATCTAGTTTGGCAGCAGTCAGCTTTATTTGCTaagccatttcactggcccttAAACAGGtgcaagtatttaaaattttgactCTATTAGACTACAGTAACTTATTAAATAATGCTTTTTTATAATGTGAGTTATGTATATGATGTGTAGATAGTAGTCATATTTGTGGTGGTTCAGAAATGCAATACAGAAATACATCTGAGTTCTAAGCTTCTAGGAAATTAGTTGTTTGTGCCTGTTTTTCCTGGTTTGTGGATAGTTTGCAGATTTCTGTCCTCTGTTCTGTGTAAGAAGGCACACTGATCCATAAACTAAGGAAACAATAGAACAATAGACTCCTTTAGAACAAACTCAGCTTGTCAGATTTTTGCTTGTTATTGAAGACGCGGTTAGGAATCCCACAACAAATTAGGTTTCATTTACTGCTATGCTCATGCCTAAAGTTAACCCATTTGAATATCtgtttttaaatgtctattttctTCTTGCGGGAAATTTTCGCCATTTTTCACTTATTGACAATCTAATATAGAAGAACCCCTGTAGAGTTTTTCATTGATAAGCACACCTACTGGTGTGTTTTATTAGTCTCCTGTTTTGTCATTTATTAagtaattaaaattagaaaattccCTCATCATCTTTTGAATTCTAATTATTTCCTTGACCCGGAGAGCTAATTTATTATGAATTAGATTGAATTTTGAGCATgcttatggtttttattttaattataataaggAAGGGTAATAAAagatttgtaacttcagttctattTAAAGACGTGCATagtgattttaaatatttcttatgaaagtcagaaaaataaagtttaataatATGGACTGTACATACTTTAAGCAAATTCTtctgactttaaaataaattatgatacAAAATACATCTATTTCACAATGGAGTTAAATCAGGATTTAAAAAATACCCTCTTTATTACGAAATAGTTTACTCAACAGTTTGAGACAATTTATTtctaaacaattttatttttatactgcaGGTCATTATTACTTGACAAAAGAATTATGTAACTAAATTACTAAAGTAAAAATGTTGCAAACCACTGCCCATGGGTAatcaataaaagtgaaataaacatTTCTGAAAGTATACTCCAGGTCACTGACATACAATTAATTTCAATGTAACTCCAGGGTACATTGGATGTGCATGTCTGTTTACAGTCATAATATAAAAGTGAATTATCTAGATATTTCCTTTTATGCGTTGAAAACATGCATTACATTTCTTAAGTTACATTGGCTTTGTCTGGGGAGTACTTGCTGTAGTTCCTTTCCTTTGTTTCATGGGAGAAGGCACGCCAGACCCATAatctaaataaaaacttaaagtaTGCAGCTGGCTAAGATTTATGTGTTAAATACTAAAGAAAAGACGGTTAAAATGATAGTTTTGACTTTAGCCAACGTACTCCTGAACACACCCTTTGTAACAAATACTATTCTCGAATATTAATACACGTGAATGTGAATATACTTGTGAAGCAAGCATAAATATTGTTGcactttttgaaattaaaagaaGACACATGATAATTAGACTAGATATAAAATAGTAGTATCATGTATTGTTATCAGACCAGGTAATTTATCTTCATGTTATTGCTGAGATATAAATTTAAATAGTAAAATGACTTTTATTGAGTAACCAATTACTTTCTGGTTGGATTGAGTTCAACTTCACTGGAAGAAACTCATGCCTGTTTCTGTAAACACTGTCACGAGTGCACGGCTAGATAGGTAATCAGTCTTAGGTTGGAAACTAGTATTGCTGTTTTGCTAAATTGTCAAGTTGCATTCTAATTACTCACGTTTACACTCATAGATTTCTTTTTGCGATGTCCAGTCAAAGTGCCCACTACCATAAATCACCTTTCCAACCATGCTCAAGCAAGATGCTCCGATCAAACCTAATAGACAacaatcaaaaaaattaaaacaaacaaacaaacaaaagacataaaaatagaaggaaaacttGTTGAGAAGTGTCCCCGTGGGTGAAAGAAGAGAATGGAGAAGGATGGAGGCGAGAGGGTGGTCAATAAATTCTTTAAGtaaatgtatgaaactgtcaacaATATTTTTAAGAGGACAAagaatttatatggaaaaataaatgaccACTCTCATATAAAAGGAAGACAGTGGTGTATGTACTAAATGTAGTCACCAAACTTATGCAATGCAGTTAAATAGTGACTATAACCAGAGAAATTTACACAGAAAGCTGTGAGTGATGAATTTGGATGTAGGAATCACATCCAAAGCAGTACAGTTACTGTCTTattcagtgttctattgctgtgaagagacaccatgaaaggCAACTCATGAACattttaattggggcttgcttatagtttcagaggttttgtccacTATCATCATtgcaggaaacatggtggcacaggcaGACAAGCTGTAGaaagagttctgcatctggatccacagacagcagaaaGGAGAAATGAACACTGAACCTTGCTTGGACTTCTGAATCCCCAAATCCTTACCCCCGTGTCACTTCCTCCAACCATGCCACATCTTCTAATCCCTCTCAAGTATtgccacttcctggtgactaagcattcagatataGAGGGATCATTCTTATTCAACCGCCACAGTTACTATTTTTTCAGTGGTTGGAGAATGAATacatttaataagaaaatatacaGAAGGAGGTCAAATATAGAGATGATGTTAGAGGAAGCAGTTCAGAATGGATGCAGAGAATGGCTCAGTCACATATCCCGGATGAGACTCTTGCTCTCAGAGACATGAGAATAGCTGCTACCTCATACAAAAATAATTTGATCATAGATAACAACATGCTCAATGAAGTAACAAAGAGAAGGATTTGCTACTTTCCCTTGGTGTTTAGTAATTTATAAGATACATAGTACATTAAGCCAACATCCCATCATTATCTCTTAGTGTCTGGGGTTCCAGAATCTGATGAAGATGTAGCTGGATCTTTTCTCAGGTCTTCACTGTGCTCTGATTTtgtcaaatatatatttaatgaaaagaaagTTTCAGATTCCCATGAGAGTGTTGAAAAATTGATATCCTGGAAGATTTACATAAAGATATTATTTTTTGCTAGATGTCACAATAGAACTTGCTCTCAGTTACTACATAAGGCAACTAGCCATCCTTCTCCAAACCCAGGTTTGTTTCCAAAGGCCCTCACTacaatttatgattttttaagCCACAATTTCGTCTGTCTGTTCAGACAAAAGTTTATAACAGAGAAAAATACAGACAAGACTTTGAACTGCacatacttctcaaattgtttaCAATATAGTTTGCACCTACATGCCAGAATGGGAGATGATAAAAACTTCCAACTGAGGAGTCAAGGAGTATCATCTTAGCATCAGGCCATCAATACTGGAACTTAGCTGATAACAACATTATGGCTGCAGTCAGAAAAATCATTATAAGGATAATGTTTAAGCTCATTTGTCActaattttgctattattttagtcttaattttacaaaatattgcCTTCAATGTCTACATTGAAGaaacaaatttataaatttaagaaggaacaaaaggaagagttggataaatttaaaaatacagaccAACTATTGAAttaaggaaaggagaagaaagaataaaacaattgaaaatggAGACAAGTAACAaggatatttttcttatattagagAGTGGAGACTAGCATAGATCATCATAGGTCCAAAAAGTTTTACAATGTGCAAATCAAACTACAATACAGTTGCTGACATATTTTGCAGCCAGAATTTGATATTCAGAGTATTAGGAACATTTTTAGATGGATGAAGAACCCAGGACACTGAAGGATACCAGAAAGAGAAAttgaaaagagacagaaatatgcAGAAAAATAGGAGCGGAGGTGTATGATTAGTTTAGTTGTATCAGAAAGCAACAGCATTCTTTTgtgaaatttaaaagttttatccTATAATTAATTCATGATTATAAATAACACAAAATCCAAAGGTATTCAAGGACTGTTGAAGATCACAGATAACTCAAGGTCATTTCAGATGCCAagtaaattattttgatttgcagCATAAGAAGATCtgccacagccgggcggtggtggcgcacgcctttaatcccagcacttgggaggcagaggcaggcggatctctgtgagttcgagaccagcctggtctacaagagctagttccaggacaggctccaaaaccacagagaaaccctgtctcgaaaaaccaaaaaaaaaaaaaaaaaaaaaaaaagatctgccACAGAATCTGAGTAAAAGGAGAAACTGTAAAAGGGACAAAAATCAGTGGAGctgtaatggaaaaaaaaaaactttaggttaaaaaaaaaggttgggtGAATGGGGACAGTTTGTTTATCAGATTGAAACTCCATTTGAAAAGTATAGAAAGGAAAGCAACACAGTATGTGAACAGATtggaagaaaatttagaattgaaAGAGGTTCAGAAGAAATATTTGCCAGAGACAAACTCCAAACATTGGGAAATTATTGCATTTtacatttacttaaaatttagCCACTTCTCTTTTCCTCCGGCGCCCTACCGACGGTCCTATTGTCATCATGGGTCGCCGCCCCGCCCGGTGTTACCGGTATTGTAAGAACAAGCCGTACCCAAAGTCTCGCTTCTGCCGAGGTGTCCCTGATGCTAAAATCCGCATCTTTGACTTGGGACGGAAGAAGGCAAAAGTTGATGAATTCCCGCTTTGTGGCCACATGGTGTCAGATGAATACGAACAACTCTCTTCCGAAGCTCTGGAGGCTGCCCGTATTTGTGCCAACAAATACATGGTAAAGAGTTGTGGCAAGGATGGCTTTCATATTCGAGTGAGGCTTCACCCCTTTCATGTCATCCGAATCAACAAGATGTTGTCCTGTGCTGGGGCTGACAGGCTTCAGACAGGCATGCGTGGTGCCTTTGGGAAGCCCCAGGGCACAGTGGCCAGGGTTCACATTGGCCAGGTCATCATGTCCATCCGCACTAAGCTGCAAAATAAGGAACATGTGATTGAGGCTCTTCGTAGAGCCAAGTTCAAATTCCCTGGACGCCAGAAGATCCACATCTCAAAGAAATGGGGCTTTACTAAGTTTAATGCAGATGAATTTGAAGATATGGTTGCTGAGAAGCGACTCATTCCTGATGGCTGTGGGGTCAAATATATTCCTAATCGTGGTCCCCTGGACAAGTGGCGAGCCCTACACTCCTGAGGGCTTTCACGGTGCTCTCCTGTACCCTACCAAATCATGTTCAGTAATAAatctcacatcaaaaaaaaaaaaaaaaaaaaaaaatttagccaCTTAAGGGTAGGCACATTAGGTAAGTTTATAcaggtaaaaaagaaaacaaattcaccTAAGGATAAAACATGATATTTAGTTTTTAAGATTCCAGTTTTAAATGTAGCAGTATCCAACATTCTGGAATTAAGAGATATataaggaaatattaaaataaaacatgatttggTGATGATAGAGAAATTTCTTCTAATGCTAAACTATATAATGAGTTTGTGAGAGGAAGATAATTTGGTTGTTTATTAATAAGATGCAAGCTACTTCCATAATGAATCATTTTAATCAGTGATCTATCAGTTAATCATTGTTAATCAACGTTTCATTACTAAATAAGGTCTTCATGATGAGGTGGACAAACTCCCAGAGTTGCATGACTAATAAGCATACATcaggttatttttcttcttatttaagcTTTTATAAATAAGGTCTATAGTATTAATAGATTTGCACAGgaatatgtatacattttcagAGTTCAGCAGCATCTTGAGCAATGTCTGGCACTCCTCAAAACAGCACGACCATTGTTGTGTCTGTAATTCCTCCAGGAAGAAAAGACTGTCAAATAGTCATTCTTCATTTTGGgtaagaaggagagaaaaatctcttggaaatgtctctgtgtatttGTTCTCCACACTTTcatcaataaaattatattgtattGAATATTATATTGAATCAAATCTTTAAATATGATGCAACTCAGGAATACTGATATAAAATCAAGGTCGTTTGGGCATCCTCTTTGCTTGACAACCATTAGGAACTTCATATTTGCTATTGAGTGTCATGTTATTAGTGCTTATTAGATAATATCATATCCATGTTCTCATGACAAACATGGCCATAAAAAATCCAACTGCCATGTATCTTCACCTGTATGAATTCCTTCAGGAACATCAATGGACCTACAAAGGAAGTATGGTATCCTGCCACATTCGAAACGGTTTAAAAGGCCGAGCGTGTTGTTCCAGGATCAAGTCCTTGTGCATGTGTTCCTTCCACAGCCTGAATTTTGACTTAGTTTTATGAGCTTAATCTTAGGACCAAGAAACCTGACACAGTTGCAGATAATGTTCAAAGCCTAGACTCTTGAGCTGTTAGATGTACTTTATAAGTGATTTCTAATATTTTTGTCTTGATTGAAACAAAAACATATTATAGACTAAAATGCAACAGTTAATAAGACATTCAAAGATCAATATTTCAAAAGAACTATATCTTTGCAGTTTGTCATATAGGCCCAAAGATCATGAGTATTTGAACATTTCAGCCACTAGTTATCAGATCAATTTTTAGATCTGAAAAGGATTTGTGAGGATTTGAGTCAAGCAAAGGCTTTGTCCAGAATTTCAAAAACAGGaaaacttgaaagaaaataaataaatagaagagaactgactgtgGTGTTTTCTAccttttgtgtgtgagagaatcAATTATTCATGAGACCTGTTTCGCTCTGTCCCTGAAAATATTCAATGCTATATAAAAGCACAAGTTCTCAGCTGACGatgattataattaaaataagacaGTAGAGTGCTGTAAAATGTActcataaaatattcatatattaccAGTCAACACTTTAAAGAGAAGAAATCCAACTATGGAGTTTGTAGAATAAAATTAACACAGGAGGGAATTTTAAGACAATTTTTGTTAATGTCACAGTCAGATATCTACTTAAATATAATGTGCTCTCTATAATAAAAACATCCTACTCTAGGCATATGTCTCAAAACTgtattttatacaaataaatagGATACTTATTTAGGGGACTGTTCAAAGAGTTGCCTAAATAAATGCACCTCATTGTTAGTGCTGGAACTCTTACTGGCCCAAGTTTAGGACTTAGAAAAGCTTTATATTCCTAACAGGAAATTTGAATTAGCTGAGTGCACTGACTCTCTTGAACAGTCATAGCTCATTAATAAAATTTTGCCTACAGCAGGAGAACACATGCATCTATAAGACTGTAATCACTTTATTTGTAAGACAGTTTCTATGTTTTAATAACATTACTTTTTGGAAATATTAACCTTCGTTGATCCTTAGCCAAAGAACTTAAGATTAAAGTTATATAAACTGTACTAATCTGCAGATATTATAAACCTGAGACTTAGGACTTATTTACTGAATTCAGATTATTTCACATAGATCTTATAATCAcacaaatatgtttttaattgttgttgttcactgtttgtttttcaaaattaaatgataATTGGGTGTGTAGACAATAGTTTCTTCCCTTATTGAAAAGCATTGGGCTTTTGCCTTTGGAACACACAATGATGAACAGAGACAGATAGGAATTTAGTTCAACACTTGTCCTTTTAAATAATGGAAGACAACCATtttcaatttaataaaattagaaaatagcaaaaaatatgtatattcttAGTAATTCTATGCTGATAATTCTGAGCTGACATTCACCGTCTTACAAATAGATACATttttctgactttatttcttccttttaattttctgCAATGAAaccaatcacagaaaaaaaaagaacgtaaaatttagtgtatttttttttaagatgaagaTGGAATGATACAAGGAGTCACTATATTGCTTAAGCTGGTCTCCAATTTGGCAcgattctgtctccacctccaaagCTTAATTTTGTGTTGTATTCCTAGTGAACAAAAGTGCTTTTACAGATTCACAAACACTAAATTGAAAagtaagtatatttttaaacataaaacaaagaaaaccagcccacaaatcacaatggcagagaaattagacaacaatgaggaccctaagagagacatacatagatctaatctacatgggaaatagaaaaagacaagatctcctgagtaaattgggagtatggggaccttgggggagggttgaagtggaggggggaggcagagaagggagcagagaaaaatacagagctcattaaaaatcaataaaaaatttagaagcaattaaaaaaacaaaagtaagtacATTTAGAAGATAAGCAACCAAAATGCAtacaaaatagttttgttttaatagtAGATGAATCTTACTAATGGTCACATACCTGAAGCGCAGCCAAAATATAAGAAACCCTTTCTTATATGAAATACCAATGactagaaaaccaaacaaaattcaattttaacaacaacaaaatggccATAGGTTTCATATTAAATTAacaaattacaaacaaaaaacaccagtTATTCACGAGATGATGAGTGTTTTCATGTGATGCTGAGGGAAATGAAAATGTATCTAGCTAGATGGTGATGATTCCAGCTTGGGTAATGTACATGTTAATGCAAAGCTACACCCATAAGATGAGTAAGCAAATACTTCCAGAGATGGCATACAAAAGTGTGAACAACCTAAGTTGAGAGTGGAAAGTAAGTCTTGAAAGCAGGTAgaaatctctctctgtgtctctgtctctctctctcctcttcctccttattctcttcttttatctcttcttttttaCTTCTCTGCATCCCctctctttgtttcctgtctctattttttcaaagaaactgaaACCTCAGCTGATGTTTCTGAGAAGTACATCAATCTACCTTatgcatttgaaaacaaaaaaagcacaatTCTGTGTTATATATGATGAGTTTCCATAATAACTGGAAGTAGCTATGCTGCACTtggtaaaatgtgttttttttcttttttgtaaatttaCCAGGAGTAAGACAATGAGCATATAAGGAAGATGAGTTTTTCATAGGTCTGTTACCTATTTGCAATGCAAAACATAACACTCGGTAAGTCTTCACATATTTCAAAGTCCATACTCTAAGACTGGTCAGAAAATCATTTCATTCAATGTCattcaagacaaaaaaaaaaaaaaaaaaaaaaaaagccattttagGTAGTCATCTGAAAGCAATACCCAGAATAGACTTATAATACATTTTTCCAAATAAGATAATATAGAAAAGTAAAAtggaataaatttattttgaaagatatataATGTAGTAAagaattttacttttcttgtgtTATATCTTGTACTATCGGAACTTTAcaagctgagacagaaggattactAGCTAATGTTCGTGTGGGTTGCAAAACGAGCTCAAGGTGTATTGAAACTCTAAAGCAAGACCTGGTCTCCACAAAGGACTGGGCATGTATCCTGGTGGTAGAGAAAAAAACTATTGGTGTGACTGCTAGCACTTTACACACaaataggaaataataaaaaattaaaaaaaaatcctttcatgAGGAGTCATGAACGTTGAGGTGGCTGAGCGAGGACTTTAACAGTCAAGAGTGCTCGTCTAGGGAacccgagttcagttctcagcaagcACCTAACACCAGATCTAAGGGCATTGACacattcttcctgcctccaacGGCATTTGTGCTCTGTGTGTTCAtcaccagacagacacacacatgcacacacataactaataataaaacaTGTATAAGTTGTGGACTCCAGCAAGTAAAGCCATCTATACTGAAGGAGTCAACCATTCCCTTCCCTCATGATTTTTAAAGCAAATGTTTGTTTAGTCTTGTTCCTTTGGAGTGGAAAATATGAAGCCCTTATTAAATCTGACTCATTGAATAGCGCAGAGAAGCTCCTGATTTTATTCTGAAACCATGATGTTTACAGTAAAGAATTTTTGGGCTGTACAGATTTGATAAATAATTTTCCAGAAAGGATCTGgcaagaactgattttttttttaacttcaaataTGGTAATAGTCACAAGGAATGAGATAGCAGGTATGGCCTTTTTAAGATTCTGCACATAAGAGATCTTGGTGGGAAGGAGACAATACTCTTTCGTGAGAGGGtaggtaatttttaaaaccaCATTTATCTTTGTGGAATTTAAATCGATTAAATTGAAGACTCTTTGAGAATGCTCAGTTTGATTACTTGAAACTTGAATTTgcacaaatatttaaatgcaGGGAACCTTTCCTGGGGAAGTAAAAAGGATAGCCGAGTAAGTTGAGAactcctaaacaaacaaacaaacaaacaaaaatacaaacaggcAACTTCTACGCTAAGTGTTACAGGTGAACCCGCAAAGTTTTATTGAATTGCACTCTGTTCTCAATGGTTCTAAAACTGTAATCAGATGATTGTAAGGgtattgttttcttcctttttcctctcact
The Chionomys nivalis chromosome 3, mChiNiv1.1, whole genome shotgun sequence genome window above contains:
- the LOC130871581 gene encoding 60S ribosomal protein L10 gives rise to the protein MGRRPARCYRYCKNKPYPKSRFCRGVPDAKIRIFDLGRKKAKVDEFPLCGHMVSDEYEQLSSEALEAARICANKYMVKSCGKDGFHIRVRLHPFHVIRINKMLSCAGADRLQTGMRGAFGKPQGTVARVHIGQVIMSIRTKLQNKEHVIEALRRAKFKFPGRQKIHISKKWGFTKFNADEFEDMVAEKRLIPDGCGVKYIPNRGPLDKWRALHS